A genomic segment from Polyangium mundeleinium encodes:
- a CDS encoding MFS transporter translates to MSEPAENLYAAPEATAPPKPRGKTLVDNRILRFVFFGLMYLAQGIPWGFLAGGYRVFLIDRGLSNEALGTVMGIAYLPWSFKVFLGPLLDRYRGGRFGRRRPFILLAEILMGLPLLALAAADPSRLGVINVLLFVHNSFAALQDVASDGLAVDILPANETGRANSIMWAAKIIGVSIGAGGAKLAKHIGWEATFIAMALPVWVIMLVPLLVRERPRSESTELAPEGKRLNLKELLRTLRFWPGLGGFVIGFCAPAGFALVGTFTTRLYRKDLGLSEEALWALSSFDAPAGVVGSLVGGALADRFGKRSIMAVSMLLIGIVMATFGAHPELWPRFGFLVAYQTAHQFAYCMYSAAALGFFMTISNPALGATHFTAYMAMTNLCYSFTAWYGGWMADRMGYSRAIFIAALVQVVAIPLLLLCNPKKAEAYFRGEKDTQAATPV, encoded by the coding sequence ATGAGCGAGCCGGCCGAGAACCTCTACGCTGCTCCCGAGGCGACCGCTCCGCCGAAGCCGCGCGGCAAGACGCTCGTCGACAACCGGATCCTCCGCTTCGTCTTCTTCGGCTTGATGTACTTGGCGCAGGGGATCCCCTGGGGGTTTCTCGCGGGCGGCTACCGCGTCTTCCTGATCGATCGCGGCCTCAGCAACGAGGCGCTCGGCACGGTCATGGGGATCGCCTACCTGCCCTGGAGCTTCAAGGTCTTCCTCGGGCCGCTGCTCGATCGGTACCGCGGCGGCCGGTTCGGCCGGCGGCGCCCGTTCATCCTCCTCGCCGAGATCCTGATGGGGTTGCCGCTCCTCGCGCTCGCCGCCGCGGATCCGAGCCGGCTCGGCGTGATCAACGTGCTCTTGTTCGTCCACAACTCGTTCGCCGCGCTCCAGGACGTAGCGTCGGACGGGCTCGCGGTGGACATCCTGCCGGCGAACGAGACCGGGCGCGCCAACAGCATCATGTGGGCCGCGAAGATCATCGGCGTCTCGATCGGCGCCGGCGGCGCGAAGCTCGCGAAGCACATCGGATGGGAAGCCACGTTCATCGCGATGGCCCTGCCGGTGTGGGTGATCATGCTCGTGCCCCTGCTCGTGCGGGAGCGACCCCGCAGCGAGAGCACCGAGCTCGCGCCGGAGGGCAAGCGGCTGAACCTGAAGGAGCTCCTCCGCACGTTGCGGTTCTGGCCGGGGCTTGGCGGGTTCGTCATCGGCTTCTGCGCGCCGGCGGGGTTCGCGCTCGTCGGCACGTTCACGACGCGCCTCTACCGCAAGGATCTCGGGCTCTCCGAGGAGGCGCTCTGGGCGCTCAGCAGCTTCGACGCGCCCGCGGGCGTCGTGGGCTCGCTGGTCGGAGGCGCGCTCGCGGATCGCTTCGGCAAGCGGAGCATCATGGCCGTGAGCATGCTCCTCATCGGCATCGTGATGGCGACCTTCGGGGCGCACCCCGAGCTCTGGCCGCGGTTCGGCTTCCTCGTCGCGTACCAGACGGCGCACCAGTTCGCGTACTGCATGTACAGCGCGGCGGCGCTCGGGTTTTTCATGACGATCTCGAACCCGGCGCTCGGCGCGACGCACTTCACGGCCTACATGGCCATGACGAACCTCTGCTACTCGTTCACGGCGTGGTACGGCGGATGGATGGCGGATCGCATGGGGTACTCGCGCGCGATCTTCATCGCCGCGCTCGTCCAGGTCGTGGCGATCCCGCTCTTGCTCCTCTGCAATCCCAAGAAGGCCGAGGCGTACTTCCGCGGGGAAAAAGACACGCAGGCTGCAACGCCGGTGTGA